The Aerococcus christensenii genome segment TACCATCTTTATCACGATAACGAATCTGTGCACGTCTGGCTTGAAAATCAATACAGTTTGAACAAGAAGAAATTTCACGATAAGTATCTTGGTTAGGCATCCAAACTTCTAAATCGTAAGTCTTAGAAGCAGAGAAGCCCATATCTCCTGTACATAGAACAATACGACGATAAGGAAGGCCCAATTTTTCAAGAATGTTTTCTCCATTTTTTGTCATCGATTCTAATTCTTCAAAAGATTGATCAGGACGTGCAATTTTAACCATTTCTACCTTATTGAATTGATGCATCCGAATCAAACCTCTCGTATCACGGCCTGCTGAACCTGCTTCTGAACGGAAGCATGGAGATAAGGCAGTTACCTTAATAGGAAGATCTTCATAATTAAGAATTTCATTAGCAAAATAGTTAGTGAGAGGCACTTCTGCGGTTGGAATTAAAGTAAGGTCTTGACCTTCATTGGTAATTTGATAAACATCTTCTGTAAATTTAGGAAATTGACCTGTTCCATACATTGCTTGGTCATTTACCAAGTAAGGCGTAATCATTTCTAAATAACCTTCTGCTTGGTGTTGGTCTAACATAAAGTTATAAACCGCTCTTTCCAAACGTGCTCCTAGTCCCTTGTAATAAACAAAGCGGGCTCCAGAAACTTTTGCCCCTGCTTCAAAATCTAAAATATCAAGAGCTTCCCCGATATCCCAGTGAGCTTTAATTTCAAAAGGAAATTTTCGAGGTTCTCCATGACGGTGAATTTCAACATTTTCATTTTCATCTTCTCCTACAGGAACACCTTCTGCAGGTAAGTTTGGAATACGAGCTAGCCGATCATGTTGTTCTTGATTTACTCCTTTAAGTTCTTCATCTAGGACTTTTACTTTTTGACCTAAAGCTTGCATTTCCTTAATTTTATCATCTGCGTTTTCTTTATTCCGCTTTAATTGACCGATAGTATCAGAAACGACATTTCTTTCTTGTTTTAATTGTTCGGTCTGAGCAATTAATTCCCGCCGTTTTTCATCTAAATCCTTAATCGTTTCAAGCTCTTCTTTAACAACTCCACGATTTTGTTCTTTTTGCAAAGTTTCTTCAAATTGATCTCTTAATAAACGTACATCAATCATCCTATATCCTCCTTAATTTCGAACCTTTTAAGAAATAAAAAAAGCCATTTCATCCCTCTATAAGGGACGAAATGGCTCTTTAATCTTTTTTTCGCGGTACCACCCTGATTCAAGACAATCAATTTGTCTTGCACTCACAGATAACGGTTGTTAGCCGGCAATATTCCTTGATAAAATCAAATTTATAAGCAAATTATTGTGTGGATTCCCTACCTCCTTTTACTTACTTTCACCAACCGTAAGCTCTCTAAAAAAAGAAATAATAGGTACTTGTCACAACTTTTCTTTATAGTATGTGGTTACATTTTATAAAGAATTATAAGAAGTGTCAATAGCTCTTTCATGTAATTCTTCTTATAAAAAAACAAGCAGGAATTTTATATCTGCTTGCTCTTAAAAACTTATTCAATGATTAATTCTGTTTCAAGTTCTGGAGAATGTGCCAAAGTATCTCTTACAGGACAAGTATGATCAACAAATTCAATAAATTCTTCAATTTCTTCTTTTGTATTATCTGCTTGGATATGGTAAGTCGTCTTAATAACCCCTAATCCAATTTTAGCATTTGGATTTGTTCCTCTAAAGCCATCTACATCTAAAGTTCCTTCAATTGTTAAAGAAGCTTTTTGGATATTCATATGATGAGCTTTCGCAAAAGCTTGAATCACAATAGCTTTGCATCCACCTAAAGCAGAAAGTAAAGCTTCAATTGGGTTCATTCCTTTGTTGCTTCCTCCACTTGCAACAGGTTCATCCATTACAAATGTAAAGTCTCTAACTTGACTATGCACTTCCATACCTTTAACTACATCAACAACTGCCTTAAATGTTTTGTCTGTCATAAGAATTCCTTTCTTTCTACACGTTCCTATACTTTAAATTATAACGATTCCGTTACGCGCTGTAAAGGCTTACATGCTATTTGATATATACTCTTTGCAAAGAAATTAAAAAGATTCTTTTTAAGGACCTTTTACCCGTATGCTATTTTATATCGGAACCAACTCATAATAAATTGAATGGTTTCATGAACTTTTCGTGTGATTTGAACACCTAAACTGACAGCTTTTACTTCCTCTGTTGGCGAAAGGGGAGCTTTTAGAAATTTTTGGCCGTTAATATTTTCATAGAAAGAAAGATGCAACCGCTCATCTGCTACTTTTTTGTCCATTACTAAAGGGGCTTTAATTTCTAATTGCCCTTCTGTATTGTATTGCACAGAATTTTCAAAATCTGACCAAACATTAACATCTTCTGAATGTTTTTTAGGGAGAAAACAAGCAACGTCTCTTTGATATTGCAATCGCGTAATCACTTTATTCCCACCATACACACTAACCGGATGACCTTCATTATAAAAAGAACCTTCTTTAGCAAATCTCGTCCAAACTAGATGATTCTCTAAGCTTTTTAATAATTTCTTGGTCCCTAAAAAACGTTCCTTATCTGAAGGCGCTCCAAGTGTCACAGCAATAATAGACTGCTGATTCATTCTAAAAGTAGCTACTAAACAAGCTCCTGCCTTTTCTTCAGTTCCTGTCTTTAAGCCCGTGACTTGTTTTGTTTCATACTTCATTCCTGGCAACAACTGATTCGAATTTTGAAGTGGATAAACAATCTGATCACTCACTTTAAAATTTTTATCAGTAATTTGAGCTCGACGTTGAACATCTGGATAATCCGTTAATAAATGCTGAACCAAAACAGCGATAGATCGCGCTGATAATTGATTTTCCGCTTTAGGAGAGACCCCTTCCTTTCCTCCATCCATTCGAAGTCCTGAATGCAATCCACTCGCTGAAACCAGTTGATAATCTGAAATATGAAGCTCTTTTAATTTATTTTCCATTAATTGAATAAATTGATCCTCAGACCCAGCAATTTTTTCAGCTAAAGCTACTGTAGCAGAATTAGCAGAAGCAATAATGATAGCATCTAACAATTGATCCACCGTATAATAATCATCTCCTGCTTGCAGCGGAACATTAGATAACCCTTCTGCTCTGGAATGTGCCGCTACTTCAGGAGAAATAGAAACTTTACTATCTAACTGTAACTTATCATTAGCTAAATAATCGTAAATAACATATAAAGATAATAACTTTGTTAGTGACGCTATACCATGTAATTGATCAGCTTGTTTTTCATAAAGGATCTGACCTGTCTGTTGATTTATCACTATTCCCGTTTGAAAAGGGAATTGATAGGTTTGATCTAATTGTTCAGAAAAATTTTGAAGAGAAATCTCTTCAGCTTTTGCTTCTTGTGGAATTATCCCAAAAAAGGAAGAAAGAATTAAACAAGGAAAAATCCATTTTTTTAAAATTTCTTTATTTCGTCTCTTTTTCACTGAATTTTTCCTCCTTCTCTTCTTGTTTTTTAGGAATCTCGAAACTAAAACGTGTAACCCCCTGATCCGATTGAACCCAAATTTTACCATGGTGCAAACGAACAATACTTTCCGAAATCGCCAACCCTAATCCACTTCCTTTGGTGGTACGTGAAGGATCCACACGATAAAAGCGTTGGAAGAGATTATCTAAAGCTTCTTTAGGAATTTGCGTACCGTCATTAGCAATCGTAAATTTTACCTTCTCTTTCTGGTCTTCTAATATTAAACAAATATACTGGCCTTCCCCTCCATATTTGATAGCATTGGTAATTAAATTTGAAAACACACGGACAATTTTTTCGGGATCTACTTCTACCATTACTTCATCTACTTCAGGAAGTTTTAAAATCATTTTTCGCCCCACTTCACTCGCTTCTAACTCAAACTCAACGCTCAATTGTTCAAGCAAGCGCACAACATTCGTGTTCACTGGATGAATAGTTGAATTTACTTGACTAACTTTCGTATATTCAAACAAATCCTCTACCATTTTTTGCATTTGAAGAGCTTTTGTATAACTGATTTTGACATATTTCTTCATTTGATCAACATCTTGACATTGTTCATTCTCAATCAATCCTAAATAGCCAATGATAGAAGTGAGGGGGGTACGAATATCATGACTCATGTTTCCAATCAATTCATCTTTAGATTCTTCAGAACGCCTTTCTTCTTCCATTGCTTTTACTGTAGAGTTCACCAATCGATTAATACTAGAAACAATCGGCTCCATGGATGTCATATGATTCGTAGAAATTTTATGATTATAGTTTCCTTGAGCAATGTAGTGTAATTCTTCTAAAATAAATCCCAGCTGAATCGCCCGATTTCTTTTGTACACTCTCCACATCACCAAAAGACAGCCAGCAATCAAATATAAAATAGTAAAGATAATAATAAAGTACTGCCGATATCTAGGGAAAGCTATCAACCACGCTGGATTATTTAAAAGTAATTGAGGATAAATATATTCTGTTATGGAAATAAACACAAATATAAATCCAAAATAACCAATCACCAAAAAGGCCAATACGGCGATTGTTTCAAAAAATAGCTCCGTAAAAATTCGCAATTGACGATTAGAGAGCACATTCTTTTTTATTTTTTTCAATACGCCCATTTCCCTAGCTTATCCTCCTTCATTATTCGCTAGTCCTGAGAATGGTCAGAAATTTTATAGCCTACTCCCCACACCGTAGAAATAACCTTATCTCCGCCTGTAGCACTCTCAATTTTATCTCTTAGATGGCTAACGTGAACCATAACTGTCTTGGCAGAAACCACTGATTCTTGTTGCCAAACTCTTTCAAAAATTTCATCAGCTGAAAAGACTTTATTCGGATGACAAGCTAATAAATATAAAATACCAAACTCAAGAGCTGTTAACTGAATAGTTTGTCCGTCTATCGTTTTCACTTCATGTGAATTCTTGTAAATCACCAAAGGTCCTATTTCAATAATATCGCCGTTATTGGGATCATTGGCTTTTGAACGTCGCAATAAGGATTTTACACGCGCCATCACTTCCAAAGGATTAAAAGGTTTGGTGACATAATCATCTGCTCCTGTCGTTAATCCTGAAATTTTATCCATATCCTCTGATTTGGCACTTAATAAAAGAATGGGTGTCTCTACTTCTCGACTTCTTAATTCTTTGACAACCGTTAAGCCGTCTTTGTCCGGCATCATAATATCTAAAATGATCACGGCAATATCTGGATTTTCGCTAATTTTCTTCAAAGCTTCCTCTCCATCGAAAGCCTGAACTACTTCATAATTTTCATTCATAGAATAAATCGTTAATAATTCAACAATTTCTTTATCGTCATCTACAATAAGTATCTTCACAAGGATACCCCCTTTTCTTACTTATAAATTACTGTCATACTCGTTTCTATTCTACCAAATCTTATCAAAAAGGCGGACTTGTTCGCTCTAAAATCTCTTTAAGAATTGCTTAAAATCAATATTCTCCATTTAAAATAGTCTGTGAGATGTTTAAACTTTGCTAAAATTGAAAGGAAACTTTTTAAAAACTCACCAAGCGTGGTAGTATTAAAACAGCATCTTAAGACACAAGAGGAGTAATCGTATGACTACAGCATATCATTCAGTATCTCTCACTGACGAAGAACACAATCATTTTGTAGAAAATCATCCAAACGGAGACTTATTACAACTTACCGACTGGGCACAAGCTAAAGCTTTTACAGGCTGGCATTACAAAAAAATTGCTATAGCAGATTGCAAAGAACAAGTGCAAGGTGTCTCTCTTCTTTTGTTTAAAGCAATTAAAGGAACTCCTTGGACTTTCGCCTACGCTTCTAAGGGCTTTGTTGTCGATTATAACAACCATGAAGCAGTCATTGCCTTGAGGAATGCAGCGATTGAAGTAGCTAAGGAAGAAAAAGCAATCTATCTCAAAATCGATCCTGACCTCCAAAGAGAAGGAAGCGAAAATATTCTCAAATTTTTAACTTCTATTGGTTTTCATCATACAGGATTTAAAGATGGAATGAACGAGCAATACATCCAGCCTCGTCAAACCATGTATACCCCTATTGACAAAAATGATGATGATTTATTAGCTTCTTATGATACAAAAGCGCGTAATCTTGTAAGAAAGGCACTGAAATCAGGATTAGAAACACAAAAAGCTAGTGGGGAATCTCTGGATGTTTTTGCTCAACTGATGCAAACCACAGGGGAAAGAGACGGATTCGCAACAAGAAATATCACTTACTTCCAATCTATTTATGAAAAGCTCCATCCTAATGGGCATATGGATTATTTTTTAATCCGTTTAATGCCTAATCAAATGGCCCAAAAAGCAGAAGAAGAACTTGCTTCTATTCAAAAAGATTTAGAAAAAGTAAGTCAAAAAAAAGACAGTAAAAAGAAAGAAAATCAACTCAAAGAACTCTCTACTCGTCAAAACAAAACAAAGCAATTAATTGCGGATGCACATGACTTACAAGAAAAATATCCAGAAGGACTCCCTCTATCCGGAGCCTTACTCGGTTTCTGTGGTCAAAAATGTTACTATTTATACGCAGCATCAAGCAATGCTTATCGTACTTTAAATCCTAATTATCAATTACAATATGATATGATGCGCTATGCACGAAACAAAGGGGCCAAAACATATGACTTTGGTGGAGTAAGTGTTAACCCTTCACCTGATTCTCCCTATTTGGGCTTATGGCTCTTTAAAAAAATGTGGGGAACTAAGGTTTCAGATAAAATAGGGGAATTCGACTATGTACTGAATAAACCTCTTTACTTCCTTATGACGTTTGCGTTTCCTCGTATTCGTCACTTTAAACAACATCTTTACAGTAAAAAATAAATTAAAAAGGAGAGTTAACTTTAGGAAGCTAACTCTCCTTTTCTATTATTAAAATTTCGGCTTACTCCATTTCTTCTGAAGGAAATACCGAACCAAAAAGGCAAGAGCAGCGATGAAGAAATACAGAGACGGTGTTAACATCGGATTAAAAATTGGCGGAAGAAAAGTAACTACCAAACTCAGTAAAAAAATCCATCCTCCAATCACAGCCATCGAAACAAAAACATAACGAATAAATCCTGCTTTTGTACATTCTGAATTCATTTTTTTACTGTACCGTGCCATAAGAGTCATCGCTAATCCTCCCATAAAGAAGTTGATGATTAAAGCCCCTAGTCCTAATGTCAATCCATTAGAAGCTTGTCCATTTGCTAAAAGTTCCATTAAACCTGCAATAGCGCTAAATAATCCTCCAACAAATAAAGCATTGTCTCCCCACATTTGAAGAAATCTTGGTGGAGCCATTTCTTCCTTCGTCGGTGATTTTTCTAGAACTTCAGCATAATAATAAGGCGTTCCAAATAGTTGTTGGGATGTTTTTCCTAAAGGTTGCCCTTCAATAAGTTGACCAATGACTTCATGAAGAACGATCTCTTTATTACGTCCTCTTAAGTTTTTATCTGCGATCGCTTTTTCAAATTGAAACACAAATTCTTCATTTCGTTTCGTTAATTGCGGACGCCATTCTTCTATTTCCTGTTGAATTTTTTCTAATTGTACTTCTTCTTGTTCTTGATTTTTATTAGCCACCTTGACGCCTCCTTAAACATTGAAACGGAACAGCATAATATCGCCATCTTTAACTTCATAATCTTTACCTTCTGAACGATATTTTCCTGCTTCCTTGCAAGCTTGCATACTTCCATATTCCATTAAGTCTGTATAGTGAACCGTTTCTGCACGGATAAATCCCCGTTCGAAATCTGAGTGAATCACACCTGCTGCTTGAGGAGCTCGCATTCCTTTTTTGAAAGTCCAAGCCCGTACTTCTTTTTCGCCAGCTGTAAAGTAAGTTGCCAGTCCAAGTAAAGTATAAGCTTTTTGAATCAGAACATCTAACCCAGACTGACTCATTCCCAAATCATCTAAGAACATCTGGCGTTCTTCATCTTCCATCGTTGCTAAATCTTCTTCTAATTTCGCACAAACAACGACAACTTCTGCGCCTTCTTTATCTGCAATTTCTTGCACTTGACGAACATAATCATTGTCTCCGTTTGCTGCATCTTCTTCTGAAACATTCGCTACATAAAGTACTGGTTTCATTGTTAATAGAAAAAGTTGTTTAACAACTACCATTTCTTCATCCGTTAATTCCACACTACGCGAAGGCTGACCAGCTTCTAAGGCTTCTTTTAATTTGGAAAGAGCATCAGCTTCTACAACAGCTTCATGTGCTTTAGATTTCGCTACTTTAACCGCTTTTTCGTAGCGTTTATTGACACTTTCTAAATCAGCTAAGATTAATTCCAAATTAATTGTTTCAATATCATCTTGTGGATTAACATCACCTGAAACATGAGTAATATTCCCATCTTTAAAACATCTTACCACATGACAAATAGCATCCACTTGGCGAATGTTGGCTAAAAATTTATTGCCTAGTCCTTCTCCCTTACTAGCACCTTTAACAATCCCCGCAATGTCTGTAAACTCAAAAGTCGTTGGAACTGTCTTTTTAGGATGAACTAATTCCGTAATTTTTATCAAGCGTTCATCAGGGACTTCTACTACCCCTACATTAGGATCAATTGTTGCAAAAGGATAATTAGCAGCTTCTACTTGAGATTTGGTAATAGCGTTAAAAAGCGTAGACTTTCCTACATTTGGGAGCCCAACAATTCCAGCGGTTAATGACATAATTTCTTCACACTTTCTCTCTTATTCTTACTCAGGGAATTTCCCTCTTACTTTATTATTTGATTAGGTTCCAATCTTTCTTCTAAAACACGTTTCATTTTCTTTTCAAATTCACGTCTCGGCATCATAACCGATTGGGCGCACCCTTGACATTTCATACGAATGTCAGCCCCCATTCGAATAATTTGCCAGGCATTTGTTTTGCAAGGATGTGGCTTTTTCATTTCTACAATATCATAAAGAGTATAATTCTTATTAACCATTTTATCCCTCTCAATCTTCAAATCGAATATCAAGAAGATCCAAAATTCGGGTTAAATCTTCTTGCGATAAATACTCAATTTCAATTCTTCCCGCCTGACCCTTAGGTTTGATTTGAACATTCGTTCCAAATTTATCCATTAAGTGTTCTTCACCGATTAAGAGATATTTTGGCTTTTCTTCTTTTATCATTTTAACTTTAGGTGCTGCTTGAACAGGTTCATTAAGATTTTGAACAAGTTTTTCTAATTGCCGAACGGTTATCCCTTCATTAACAACCTTATGCGCTAATTTAACTTGCTCTTTCGCGTTTTTAACACCTAAAAGCGTACGTGCTTGACCCATAGACAATTGCCCTTTTTGTAAATAATTTTTTACTTCTTCACTAAGATCTAATAAGCGCACATAATTTGCAACATGAGCTCGACTTTTTCCTAATCGCTGAGCAGCCTCTGCTTGAGTAAGATGCAAGGCACTCATTAAATTTTTATAGGCATGTGCTTCTTCTAAAGGGGTTAAATCTTCCCGTTGTAAATTTTCGATAATAGCGGTTTCAATCATTTGCTCATCGGTCATATCACAAATAATCGATGGAATAGTCTCCAAACCTGCTAACTTGCTTGCCCGATACCGTCTTTCTCCGGCAATTATTTCATATCCTTTAATCGCAGAGCGTCGGACAATAATTGGCTGTAAGACCCCTTGTTGAGTAATAGAATCTGCTAATTCTTTTAAACTTTCCTGATCAAAATGCGTCCGTGGTTGATATGGGTTTGGGCGAATTTCTGCCAATAAAAGAGAACTCACTTTTTGATCATTTGAGGCAACTTCTTTTTTTTCTTCAAAACTATTTTTAATTTCTGTTTCAATAGATTGATTTGAAGAATTACTTAAGTTAGATGCTTCTTCACTGACAGAATCTTTCTGTAGTAAGGGCGAATCACTAGGGAAAAGTGCTCCAATGCCTTTTCCTAACCCTCGCATTTTTTTATTGGTCATTCTCTAGCACTTCCTTTGCTAACTGGAGATAAACTTTTGCTCCCCGTGAACTCATATCGTAATCAATAATAGATAATCCATAAGAAGGTGCCTCTGACAATCGAACATTTCTTGGAATTAAAGTTTCATAAACTTTATCGCCAAAATATTTTTTGACTTCTCCAACTACTTCATTACTCAAATTTGTCCTCGCATCAAACATAGTCATGAGGACACCTTCAATTTTTAACGAAGAATTAAAATGTTTTTGAACCAATTGAATCGTATTCAACAATTGACTTAACCCTTCCAAAGCATAATATTCACTTTGTACAGGAATTAAAATCGAATCAGCTGCTGTAAAAGCATTAATCGTTAGGTGCCCTAATGAAGGAGGACAATCGATAATCAAGTAATCATAATCCTCTTTTATTTCATCAATAGCTTTTTTCATTCGTCGTTCACGTTGAGGAAGATTAGTTAATTCAACTTCTGCCCCTGCGAGTTGAATAGTGGCTGGAACTAGGTCAAGATTTTCCCGTGTTGTTTTTTGAATGGTGGTTCGAATAGGCACCTCATTCACCAAAACATCATAAATATCCACTTCTACACTTGCTTTAGAAATGCCTAGCCCACTCGTCGCATTTCCTTGAGCGTCACTATCTACTAATAAGACATGTTTTCCTTCATATGCTAATGCAGCCGCCAAATTTACAGCCGTGGTCGTCTTCCCAACACCACCTTTTTGATTCGCAATGGCAATTACATTCCCCATGCTTCTTCCTCCTCTGTCAATCTTTCTCATGAAAAAAGGGCGAAATGCGATTCGCCCTTTACGCATTTCTTCCAAACTCACTCTGTGAACTCTTCGCTTCTTATTTTTATGTCCTTCTTATTGTATCAAAAAAGCATCCTTCGTGCTTAAAATTTCGCAAGAATTCTGTTTGATTAGAACCTTCTTTTTTATTTAGAAGGATTGAATAGGTTTCTTTTGAGGTAAGCTGGCCTTACGTGGATATTTTTTAGGAGTTACTTTACGTTTTTGAATACATAAAAGATGCCTTTCTCCTACTTCCTCTGGCAATTCAAAAGCAATATCTTCGGCAAATTTTCCACCTAAAGTCGCAATAGCTGGTTTAGCGGATTGAATTTCTTCATCAGCTTTAGCAGCCTTCATTGCCACAAACTGCCCCCCAACTTTTGCGAAAGGTAGGCAATATTCTGCCAATACTTCCAAACGAGCCACAGCCCTAGCAGTTACAAAATCATAACATTCGCGATGATTGACATCTTGTCCAAAATCTTCTGCACGCCCATGGAAAACTTGCACATGTTGAAGGCCTAAATTTTCTTTAACTGTCTCCAAGAAGTGAATACGTTTCTTCAAACTATCGACTATTGTTACTTCAAGATGAGGAAAGGCAATTTTTAGTGGAATACTTGGAAAACCTGCTCCCGCTCCAACATCCATAAGCTTTAGACTTTCTTTTGTTATATCTACATAAAATGCCAAACTCAGAGAATCATAAAAATGTTTAAGATAAACTTCCTCTTCTTCTGTAATGGCCGTTAAATTCATTTTCTGATTCCATTCAACCAACAAGTGATAATATTGATCAAATTGAGTCACTTGCTCTTGAGATAAATGAATCTCGTGAAGCGCTAAAGCTTGTATAAATTCCTTTTGATTCATTCTTTCTCCTTCCTATTTACACAACTTTTTCGATTTGATTATAGCATATAAAATCTAAGCAGAGAATATCTGCACTTTTCGTAAGTAGACAAACCTCTCTTTGGCGCTTAAAATAAAAAAGGAAAATCATATTCGCTATAAAATATATAGAAAGGAACGTGGCTTGTGTCTTGGACTTACTTCGGAGATTTGTTTATCTTTATGATGGAAAGAGTTGGATTGATCGTGTTACTCGCTGTCCTATTAGTTCAAACTCCTTATTTTAAAAATCTTCTGTCTCAACAAAATAATCGAAGAAAAATTATTCCTCTAGTGATTGTATTTGGATTATTCGCTATCTTATCCAATCTTACCGGTATCAAAATTACCCCCAATAACATTGAAACTTCAGGTTTGCTCACTCACATTAAACCGACAACATCTATTGCGAATACGCGTTCATTAGCTATCTCAGTTTCTGGATTTGTAGGAGGGCCAATCGTTGGAGGATTTGTGGGGATTATCGCCGGCCTCCATAGAGTTTTTCAAGGAAATGGTGGGGGATTATTTTACTGTTTTTCTTCCCCAATTATCGGCTGTTTAGCAGGACTTTCAAGCAAATATTTAAAACATCCCGGATCATTGATTAACCCAAATCGTGGTTTTATCGCAGCTGCTATTTTGGAAGGCATTCAACTTCTGTTTATTGCTATTTTTACACCAGATGGACTGAACCTTATTCGAATTATTGCCCTTCCTATGTTAATTTTAAACAGCGTAGGGACTTTTATCTTTATTTCGACCATTCATAATACCCTTACCCAAGAAGAACAGGCCCGCGCTATACAAACTCATGATGTACTCTCCCTAGCAACTAAAACTCTACCACTTCTAAGAACAGGTTT includes the following:
- the serS gene encoding serine--tRNA ligase is translated as MIDVRLLRDQFEETLQKEQNRGVVKEELETIKDLDEKRRELIAQTEQLKQERNVVSDTIGQLKRNKENADDKIKEMQALGQKVKVLDEELKGVNQEQHDRLARIPNLPAEGVPVGEDENENVEIHRHGEPRKFPFEIKAHWDIGEALDILDFEAGAKVSGARFVYYKGLGARLERAVYNFMLDQHQAEGYLEMITPYLVNDQAMYGTGQFPKFTEDVYQITNEGQDLTLIPTAEVPLTNYFANEILNYEDLPIKVTALSPCFRSEAGSAGRDTRGLIRMHQFNKVEMVKIARPDQSFEELESMTKNGENILEKLGLPYRRIVLCTGDMGFSASKTYDLEVWMPNQDTYREISSCSNCIDFQARRAQIRYRDKDGKPQLVHTLNGSGLAVGRTVAAIIENYQNEDGSVTIPEVLVPYMGGVTKITKENAKGF
- a CDS encoding OsmC family protein, which produces MTDKTFKAVVDVVKGMEVHSQVRDFTFVMDEPVASGGSNKGMNPIEALLSALGGCKAIVIQAFAKAHHMNIQKASLTIEGTLDVDGFRGTNPNAKIGLGVIKTTYHIQADNTKEEIEEFIEFVDHTCPVRDTLAHSPELETELIIE
- a CDS encoding D-alanyl-D-alanine carboxypeptidase family protein: MKKRRNKEILKKWIFPCLILSSFFGIIPQEAKAEEISLQNFSEQLDQTYQFPFQTGIVINQQTGQILYEKQADQLHGIASLTKLLSLYVIYDYLANDKLQLDSKVSISPEVAAHSRAEGLSNVPLQAGDDYYTVDQLLDAIIIASANSATVALAEKIAGSEDQFIQLMENKLKELHISDYQLVSASGLHSGLRMDGGKEGVSPKAENQLSARSIAVLVQHLLTDYPDVQRRAQITDKNFKVSDQIVYPLQNSNQLLPGMKYETKQVTGLKTGTEEKAGACLVATFRMNQQSIIAVTLGAPSDKERFLGTKKLLKSLENHLVWTRFAKEGSFYNEGHPVSVYGGNKVITRLQYQRDVACFLPKKHSEDVNVWSDFENSVQYNTEGQLEIKAPLVMDKKVADERLHLSFYENINGQKFLKAPLSPTEEVKAVSLGVQITRKVHETIQFIMSWFRYKIAYG
- a CDS encoding sensor histidine kinase produces the protein MGVLKKIKKNVLSNRQLRIFTELFFETIAVLAFLVIGYFGFIFVFISITEYIYPQLLLNNPAWLIAFPRYRQYFIIIFTILYLIAGCLLVMWRVYKRNRAIQLGFILEELHYIAQGNYNHKISTNHMTSMEPIVSSINRLVNSTVKAMEEERRSEESKDELIGNMSHDIRTPLTSIIGYLGLIENEQCQDVDQMKKYVKISYTKALQMQKMVEDLFEYTKVSQVNSTIHPVNTNVVRLLEQLSVEFELEASEVGRKMILKLPEVDEVMVEVDPEKIVRVFSNLITNAIKYGGEGQYICLILEDQKEKVKFTIANDGTQIPKEALDNLFQRFYRVDPSRTTKGSGLGLAISESIVRLHHGKIWVQSDQGVTRFSFEIPKKQEEKEEKFSEKETK
- a CDS encoding response regulator transcription factor, translating into MKILIVDDDKEIVELLTIYSMNENYEVVQAFDGEEALKKISENPDIAVIILDIMMPDKDGLTVVKELRSREVETPILLLSAKSEDMDKISGLTTGADDYVTKPFNPLEVMARVKSLLRRSKANDPNNGDIIEIGPLVIYKNSHEVKTIDGQTIQLTALEFGILYLLACHPNKVFSADEIFERVWQQESVVSAKTVMVHVSHLRDKIESATGGDKVISTVWGVGYKISDHSQD
- a CDS encoding lipid II:glycine glycyltransferase FemX; the encoded protein is MTTAYHSVSLTDEEHNHFVENHPNGDLLQLTDWAQAKAFTGWHYKKIAIADCKEQVQGVSLLLFKAIKGTPWTFAYASKGFVVDYNNHEAVIALRNAAIEVAKEEKAIYLKIDPDLQREGSENILKFLTSIGFHHTGFKDGMNEQYIQPRQTMYTPIDKNDDDLLASYDTKARNLVRKALKSGLETQKASGESLDVFAQLMQTTGERDGFATRNITYFQSIYEKLHPNGHMDYFLIRLMPNQMAQKAEEELASIQKDLEKVSQKKDSKKKENQLKELSTRQNKTKQLIADAHDLQEKYPEGLPLSGALLGFCGQKCYYLYAASSNAYRTLNPNYQLQYDMMRYARNKGAKTYDFGGVSVNPSPDSPYLGLWLFKKMWGTKVSDKIGEFDYVLNKPLYFLMTFAFPRIRHFKQHLYSKK
- a CDS encoding DUF1129 domain-containing protein is translated as MANKNQEQEEVQLEKIQQEIEEWRPQLTKRNEEFVFQFEKAIADKNLRGRNKEIVLHEVIGQLIEGQPLGKTSQQLFGTPYYYAEVLEKSPTKEEMAPPRFLQMWGDNALFVGGLFSAIAGLMELLANGQASNGLTLGLGALIINFFMGGLAMTLMARYSKKMNSECTKAGFIRYVFVSMAVIGGWIFLLSLVVTFLPPIFNPMLTPSLYFFIAALAFLVRYFLQKKWSKPKF
- the ychF gene encoding redox-regulated ATPase YchF, with the translated sequence MSLTAGIVGLPNVGKSTLFNAITKSQVEAANYPFATIDPNVGVVEVPDERLIKITELVHPKKTVPTTFEFTDIAGIVKGASKGEGLGNKFLANIRQVDAICHVVRCFKDGNITHVSGDVNPQDDIETINLELILADLESVNKRYEKAVKVAKSKAHEAVVEADALSKLKEALEAGQPSRSVELTDEEMVVVKQLFLLTMKPVLYVANVSEEDAANGDNDYVRQVQEIADKEGAEVVVVCAKLEEDLATMEDEERQMFLDDLGMSQSGLDVLIQKAYTLLGLATYFTAGEKEVRAWTFKKGMRAPQAAGVIHSDFERGFIRAETVHYTDLMEYGSMQACKEAGKYRSEGKDYEVKDGDIMLFRFNV
- a CDS encoding DUF951 domain-containing protein, with protein sequence MVNKNYTLYDIVEMKKPHPCKTNAWQIIRMGADIRMKCQGCAQSVMMPRREFEKKMKRVLEERLEPNQIIK